A portion of the Haemophilus influenzae genome contains these proteins:
- the nrfA gene encoding ammonia-forming nitrite reductase cytochrome c552 subunit, which produces MNAFKKSLIVAASFASLSLFNSATAELVYKPLEQPVEPAKPDLKIESVNEKFAEKYPNQYNSWRSTANGDGENIIYADEENPRLIVLWGGYAFAKEYNAPRGHFYAVTDVRNILRTGAPKTANDGPQAMACWTCKGPDVPRLIAEWGEKDYFNAKWAKGGPEIVNSIGCADCHDTTSKDFAEGKPALRIARPHVLRALDALEKATAEKDKAEGRPHNNLSFNTAARTEKRAEICANCHVEYYFAGDIKQVTFPWDNGQTVDDIEKYYDDIGFTDWTHSLSKAPMLKAQHPDFEIWSLGMHGKNGVTCVDCHMPKVQGADGKVYTDHQIQNPFEAFDSTCANCHDQSKEKLRDIVTSRKKEVKDVMGRLEDQVVKAHFEAKEAWDAGATKEEMEAALMDIRHAQWRWDYTAASHGGHMHAPEVVLRVLASGLDKVADARTKLAVILTKRGVKTPVQIPDISTADKAWKVMGIDIEKERKAKEEFLKTVVPQWEQQAREKGLLVDPPAQK; this is translated from the coding sequence GTGAACGCATTCAAAAAAAGCCTTATTGTGGCAGCGTCTTTCGCGAGTTTAAGCTTATTTAACTCAGCTACTGCTGAGCTTGTATATAAGCCATTAGAACAACCTGTTGAACCCGCAAAACCTGATTTGAAAATTGAATCTGTAAATGAAAAATTTGCAGAAAAATATCCAAATCAATATAACAGCTGGCGTTCTACAGCAAACGGCGATGGCGAAAACATTATTTATGCTGATGAAGAAAATCCGCGCCTAATCGTACTTTGGGGTGGTTATGCATTTGCAAAAGAATATAACGCACCACGCGGTCACTTTTATGCGGTAACAGATGTGCGTAATATTTTACGTACAGGTGCGCCAAAAACTGCAAATGATGGCCCTCAAGCTATGGCATGTTGGACATGTAAAGGTCCTGATGTTCCACGTTTAATCGCGGAATGGGGTGAGAAAGATTATTTCAATGCGAAATGGGCAAAGGGAGGGCCTGAAATCGTGAACTCAATTGGCTGTGCTGACTGTCACGACACAACCTCTAAAGATTTTGCAGAAGGCAAACCAGCATTACGTATTGCTCGTCCACACGTATTACGCGCCCTTGATGCTTTAGAAAAAGCCACTGCTGAAAAAGATAAAGCAGAAGGTCGCCCACACAACAATTTAAGTTTCAACACGGCAGCGCGTACTGAAAAACGTGCAGAAATTTGCGCAAACTGCCACGTTGAATACTATTTTGCAGGGGACATCAAGCAAGTAACTTTCCCTTGGGATAATGGTCAAACCGTAGATGATATTGAAAAATATTATGATGATATTGGTTTCACTGACTGGACTCACTCACTTTCTAAAGCACCAATGTTAAAAGCACAACACCCTGACTTTGAAATTTGGTCTTTAGGTATGCACGGTAAAAATGGGGTAACTTGTGTAGATTGCCATATGCCAAAAGTACAAGGTGCGGACGGTAAAGTTTACACCGATCACCAAATTCAAAATCCATTTGAGGCATTTGACAGCACTTGTGCAAATTGTCACGATCAAAGCAAAGAAAAATTACGCGATATTGTTACTTCACGTAAAAAAGAAGTGAAAGATGTAATGGGTCGTTTAGAAGACCAAGTTGTCAAAGCTCACTTTGAAGCAAAAGAGGCTTGGGACGCAGGTGCAACTAAAGAAGAAATGGAAGCAGCATTAATGGATATTCGTCATGCTCAATGGCGTTGGGATTACACTGCTGCAAGCCATGGTGGTCATATGCATGCGCCTGAAGTAGTACTTCGTGTATTAGCTTCTGGCTTAGATAAAGTAGCAGACGCACGTACTAAACTTGCTGTAATCTTAACTAAACGCGGTGTGAAAACTCCAGTTCAAATCCCAGATATTTCAACTGCTGATAAAGCGTGGAAAGTAATGGGTATTGATATTGAAAAAGAACGTAAAGCGAAAGAAGAATTCTTAAAAACTGTGGTACCACAATGGGAACAACAAGCTAGAGAAAAAGGCTTATTAGTTGATCCACCAGCACAAAAATAA
- the nrfB gene encoding cytochrome c nitrite reductase pentaheme subunit, whose product MNLTSLINKSAKALALSAAFVALPFLAYADDAQKPADHVTYEPQLDNQRDPNQYCAKCHKFDKIDKNQTLDRSGGELHFGKFHGAHLDKKNPNNGKAITCVSCHGNVSENHRRGAKDVMRFEGDIFGNKKPMYSAQEQNQVCFACHQPDKLREKLWAHDVHAMKLPCASCHTLHPKEDAMKGIQPKQRVKLCVDCHGKQQKRKAEQDKLTKQKDKQ is encoded by the coding sequence ATGAATTTAACTTCTTTAATCAACAAATCTGCAAAAGCGTTAGCGTTAAGTGCGGCATTTGTAGCATTGCCATTTTTGGCTTATGCCGATGATGCACAAAAACCTGCGGATCATGTTACTTATGAACCGCAATTAGATAACCAACGCGATCCTAATCAATATTGTGCTAAATGCCATAAATTCGACAAAATAGATAAAAACCAAACGCTAGATCGGTCTGGTGGAGAACTCCACTTTGGTAAATTCCATGGTGCACATTTAGATAAGAAAAATCCAAATAACGGTAAAGCTATTACTTGTGTAAGCTGTCACGGCAATGTTTCCGAAAATCATCGTCGCGGTGCTAAAGATGTTATGCGTTTTGAAGGAGATATTTTCGGTAATAAAAAACCGATGTATTCAGCTCAAGAACAAAACCAAGTTTGTTTTGCTTGCCATCAACCTGACAAACTTCGTGAAAAATTATGGGCTCATGATGTACACGCAATGAAATTGCCTTGCGCAAGTTGCCATACGCTTCACCCTAAAGAAGACGCAATGAAAGGTATTCAACCAAAACAACGCGTTAAACTTTGCGTAGATTGTCATGGTAAACAACAAAAACGTAAAGCTGAACAAGATAAACTAACCAAACAAAAGGATAAACAATGA
- the nrfC gene encoding cytochrome c nitrite reductase Fe-S protein: protein MTVCSRRNFVSGMGAVILMTGTSLPSFAKEDKADKPKRYAMIHDENACIGCTACMDSCRDVNQVPEGVSRLEILRSEPYGEFPNQEYEFFRQSCQHCTNAPCVAVCPTGASFIDKETGIVDVHKDLCVGCQYCIAVCPYRVRFIHPVHRTADKCNFCRDTNLANGKQPACVEACPTKALTFGDMNDPTSAVSRKVKEKPVYRTKVELGTQPNLYHIPFQHGEPRR from the coding sequence ATGACAGTCTGCTCACGCCGAAACTTTGTTTCTGGCATGGGGGCAGTGATCCTTATGACGGGAACATCTTTACCTTCTTTTGCAAAAGAAGACAAGGCGGATAAACCTAAACGTTACGCAATGATACATGATGAAAATGCGTGTATCGGTTGTACAGCCTGTATGGACTCATGTCGTGATGTAAACCAAGTGCCAGAAGGCGTTTCTCGCTTAGAGATTCTACGTAGTGAACCTTATGGGGAATTTCCAAATCAAGAATACGAGTTCTTTCGTCAATCTTGCCAACATTGTACAAATGCACCTTGTGTAGCAGTTTGTCCAACTGGTGCATCTTTTATTGATAAAGAGACTGGCATTGTAGATGTACATAAAGATTTATGCGTAGGCTGCCAATACTGTATAGCAGTTTGCCCATATCGTGTACGTTTTATTCATCCAGTACATCGTACCGCAGATAAATGTAACTTCTGCCGCGATACAAATTTAGCCAATGGTAAACAACCTGCTTGCGTAGAGGCTTGCCCAACCAAAGCATTAACCTTTGGGGATATGAATGATCCAACAAGTGCAGTTTCACGTAAAGTGAAAGAAAAACCGGTTTATCGCACTAAAGTGGAATTAGGTACACAACCAAACTTATATCACATTCCATTCCAACATGGGGAGCCTAGAAGATGA
- the nrfD gene encoding cytochrome c nitrite reductase subunit NrfD: MTLDYPVPFHTPNLVWDYTIAIYLFLLGISSGAVQLAIAYKRSNKLENLSQNWIIRSGVILGSVPTLIGLTLLIFHLTRPWTFWKLMFNYQFNSVMSMGVMLFQIYMLFLVIWGVVIFKKEIEALINRFMPKLQFVMKLIGIAERIVSPVEVILFILAAVLGAYTGFLLSALISYPMLNNPVLPALFLASGTSSGIAATFLIILIAGKLKGDSHESHFIHKFEVPIMVTELGLIVCFFVGLHFGGGQKTVALHNALSGFWGAIFWVGVLIIGILIPLIANMFVNDRLKYNRNFIILVSIFDLIGVFCLRFFVLYAGQLTVA, encoded by the coding sequence ATGACGTTAGATTATCCAGTTCCATTTCATACGCCTAATCTAGTGTGGGATTATACCATTGCGATCTACTTGTTTTTATTGGGGATTTCATCTGGTGCAGTACAGTTAGCAATTGCCTATAAACGCAGTAATAAACTAGAAAATCTAAGCCAAAACTGGATTATTCGATCTGGGGTAATTTTAGGGTCTGTACCAACATTAATTGGTTTAACGCTATTAATTTTCCACTTGACTCGACCTTGGACATTCTGGAAATTGATGTTTAACTATCAATTCAACTCCGTAATGTCGATGGGGGTCATGCTATTCCAAATCTATATGTTATTTTTAGTAATTTGGGGTGTAGTGATTTTCAAAAAAGAAATCGAAGCATTAATTAATCGCTTTATGCCAAAACTGCAATTTGTGATGAAACTCATCGGTATTGCAGAACGTATTGTAAGTCCAGTCGAAGTTATTCTTTTCATATTGGCTGCTGTGCTTGGAGCATACACAGGGTTCTTACTTTCTGCATTGATTAGCTATCCAATGTTAAATAACCCAGTATTACCCGCATTATTCTTAGCCTCTGGCACATCATCTGGTATTGCTGCAACCTTCTTAATTATCTTAATTGCAGGAAAACTAAAAGGTGATTCTCACGAATCGCACTTCATCCACAAATTTGAAGTGCCAATTATGGTGACAGAACTTGGTTTGATTGTGTGTTTCTTCGTTGGCTTACATTTTGGTGGCGGACAAAAAACAGTTGCGTTACATAATGCCTTATCTGGTTTTTGGGGAGCGATATTCTGGGTTGGAGTATTGATTATTGGTATCTTGATCCCATTAATCGCCAATATGTTTGTAAATGACCGTTTAAAATACAATCGTAACTTTATTATCTTGGTGTCAATTTTTGACTTAATTGGGGTATTCTGTTTACGTTTCTTTGTTTTATATGCGGGACAACTCACTGTAGCCTAA
- the pyrH gene encoding UMP kinase, with protein MSQPIYKRILLKLSGEALQGEDGLGIDPAILDRMAVEIKELVEMGVEVGVVLGGGNLFRGAKLAKAGMNRVVGDHMGMLATVMNGLAMRDSLFRADVNAKLMSAFQLNGICDTYNWSEAIKMLREKRVVIFSAGTGNPFFTTDSTACLRGIEIEADVVLKATKVDGVYDCDPAKNPDAKLYKNLTYAEVIDKELQVMDLSAFTLARDHGMPIRVFNMGKPGALRQVVTGTEEGTTIC; from the coding sequence ATGAGCCAACCAATTTATAAACGTATTTTATTGAAATTAAGCGGTGAAGCATTACAAGGAGAAGATGGTCTTGGTATCGATCCTGCGATTCTCGATCGTATGGCTGTTGAAATTAAAGAATTAGTGGAGATGGGTGTGGAAGTCGGTGTCGTTCTTGGTGGTGGCAACTTATTCCGTGGCGCAAAACTAGCAAAAGCGGGGATGAATCGCGTGGTGGGCGATCATATGGGAATGCTTGCTACGGTGATGAATGGTTTGGCAATGCGTGATTCTTTATTCCGTGCTGATGTGAACGCAAAATTAATGTCCGCTTTCCAATTAAATGGTATTTGCGATACTTATAACTGGTCTGAAGCAATCAAAATGTTACGCGAAAAACGCGTAGTCATTTTCTCTGCGGGAACGGGAAATCCATTCTTTACCACTGATTCTACCGCTTGTTTGCGTGGTATTGAAATTGAAGCTGATGTTGTGTTGAAAGCGACTAAAGTTGATGGTGTGTATGATTGTGATCCAGCGAAAAATCCTGATGCAAAACTTTATAAAAATTTAACTTATGCAGAAGTGATCGATAAAGAATTACAAGTGATGGACTTATCGGCGTTTACTTTAGCTCGCGATCATGGCATGCCGATTAGAGTGTTCAATATGGGTAAACCTGGAGCGTTACGTCAGGTAGTGACTGGTACTGAAGAAGGCACCACTATTTGTTAG